In Lactuca sativa cultivar Salinas chromosome 5, Lsat_Salinas_v11, whole genome shotgun sequence, the DNA window ttatcaaCAGATTCACCAGCGCACTCCGATTTTCATAGGAAGCCCAGATGAAATCGATAAGCTTGCGACATATTTGGCTTAAAATTTGGTTTGGATGATATTTATTGAACTTGAGCAAGGATTCATTTTGGTCATACATTCCGAGGATAAGATAATCAGAATGTAAGTTACAATTCATGGAAATGCAGATTAATAGGTTGATAATGCAATCATAGGGCTTTTATCACCCATATATTCTCACTATGTTTCTGTGTCACCATTGATATGTATGATAACTatctcataaaataaggtaagaaAAACAAGCTTGGAAACAATAAAAAGATTGAAATTTTGAAAAGTATATTTTCATCCACATCATATGACAATgggaaaaaaaaaagtaagaatttatcaaaaaaatgaaattacttgAAGAAATCCACAAATGTATCTTGTATTTGTTGAGAAGGTTAATGTCATTTCAAGTTAAAGTAACTATCTAAACACACGTCTAAACCCTACATCCTACATTAAAACTCAAACACCACATATTCGTCTTTATGTCTGTGCTTTGATTTCGTCTTCAATAGGGGCAATGTCAGTAAATGGGTCGTTTATTTGGTTTTAGTTTTGTATTGGTACATATATTTTAACATTTTTACAACAAAAAAAGATGTAAAAATAACCATGTAAAAAGCTAATAAGTTGAAGAGTGTTTTTTGACAATACATAGAAGTTTAAAAAAAGAGTATTTTTTGTTGTAAAAAATGTGTAGGTATAGAGATGAAACACAAAAGTTAAAGCAAAAGAGTCATTTACCAGCAGCACAGTTCATAGATCCCAATGGAAAGCTAGTTCAAACATGGATTAaagttgaaaagaaaaaaaaaaaaaaaaaacacttagaaAAAAAAAGAATGCAAGTTGCATACTTGTATCACAATATGTTTGTAGCTATTGTTTCATGAAATGAAAAAGGGAGAGAGAAGATCAACATTCAACATCACtttctcattcattcatagaCCCATCATCCGAGGCTGGCGTACTGTTTCCATCTATTCAAACaaccaaaacaacaaataattagcAACTTATCTTTATTGAAGCTCATTAAACAgatataataaaaaccataaacaATTTTCTTAAACTACGTGTCAAATTGAACATCAAATTTAGCATCACATGTACCTTCTCCATCTGTTGGTGCACAAGGAGATTTCCTATATCTTGTTTGTTGTTGAGTTGGCTGGATTGTAATAAACACAATTAAAAAAAATGCCACAGTCACAGTCACAGTCAACACACGTCATATCTCTATAACAGACGGGGCCTACTGCAACAAATTTTTTACATACCTGTAGTTTAGGCCGAAGTGCCTCGAGAGGTCCTTTGGGCTTCTCTACACCTTGCTGTCAACATTAACAAGTTTTAATCACAAATTCTTAcaagaaaaaataataataaagtggGTACCTTTCCGAGAGCCCAATCAGCTGAATCAAAATAAGCCCGTTCATGATCCTGATATCAAATGCAAAAGTTAAAATTCCATTAAAGCCCATAGTTTCCAAGTAGCTGGAAGCTTACCTTGGAAATGAGTGGGGGCTTTTTTGGCACAATGCCTCCATACTTCTTCTTGATGACTTCTTCCTGATGAAACAAGTGCTTACTTATATATAGTATGTGATACAACCAAGGATATAATATAACATATGGATAGATTCAAGATCTTACCTCCTTCCCTGATGAAGCTTTAGATGTCTCGTCCATTTGGTCTTTACACTAGCAAGTGTACACAAGCTGCAATTGCATATCACATTTTTCTTTTATCAATATAGTAGTACTAGCCACTAGGGACATGCCAGTATAAAGACTTCAACTACTAGATGCTTAATGTACATATTTGAATTCCTATAAAGTGGCAACAAGCTAAGGATATAGTACAAGTTTCTTCTTTGGTCACTCAGATTGTCTTACATATGATACatacatatatgcatatataAGTACATGCATACACCAAAAATGAAATAAAAGAAGCTAGGTGGAAGAGATATAAACCAAATTATTTCTTAAAAGAAGGCTTCTCCAAAGCTGCAGCTTACAACTTTCCATACCCAGATTACATGTCAACTCAACCAAGAAGGTACCGGATCAATGTTTGTTGCCTCACCATTATCCCTTTAACCACTAAATTTATTATAATACATTTACTAACATAAGAAGGGGGAGCATTCTATCTAGTATGAAAGTCTAACATTCAGGGACAGGGGCAAGAAAATATCCTATAGAGAACTGATGCAATTATATGGCTAAGACGAATAGAAATTTCAAACACTTTGCACAAAGAGCAGATTATGTCAGAACTCCAATTATATATCATCCTATGAGTAAATCTAAACCCAAGAAATGATCGTAACGTATGTAACATCTCAGGAATAAAATCACCAACCAAAAGGAATAACCATCCAATTCACAATTGACCTATATATAATATCTTATAGGTTCCAATTTTAACTTCTACCAACAGGTTAAAGACAAAACGAttgatattttattaataaaaccattcaatgaatttaatattttaataaactaACGATTCGTTCAACCAATCATCCAATTGAGCCTCAAAGGAATAGGAAATTCAATCGAAAATGGCTCTGAATACTCACATTCACCTGTTAATTGAAGCGATATCGCCGATGATTCAGATGAAAGAAATCAACCGCTAACAATGTCAGGTTCGCAAATACGATTGACGATCCAATTGAAATCAATCAAAAAGAATAAGAAAAGGAAAACTGAAAGCAAATTACCGATCAAACAAAGATGCGGAGGAGTTGAAGCCAGTTTCCGACTACCGTCGATTAGGGAGAGATACCATAAAGTTGTGTCCGTCAACGTGGAGGGGAGAGGGGAACGAATATTGAAGAAGATCCGCCCCCAATTACTCCTTTAATTTATTGTTAGACCTTTGCGTTTTGACCACTTCATTAACACGTTTTCTTTCCAAAAAAACGTGTATTTgtattaaaaataatactaaaaactctattataataaaagaatagttttattcttcttttgacatgtgtcatattattaggtctcctaattaatgcatattttattttccttttgccacatgtcaccttATTATCTCTCCTAATTAATGTATGGCACTTATCAactccattttaaatttcaaattttaaaattttcactttaattacattaaattaataacaatagaataaaaataatacaaatgatataatttaacatatttatttaaatcaatgattaaaatttatataactaaaaaaactcttaattaataatttatttaaaataattaattaataattttaagtttttactataaaaacttaattaattttgtaactgtggttcccacgggttataaactagtataagaATATAAAcctcttatatttttttttcacttgttatatctaataaaattaataattttttatgagAAATTGAATATCCTTCTATATTTTATTCTTACTCATTCTCATACCGTATCAAATATTGGCATGTGAATTAAAATATTATCAATTTCATTAAATATGTCATTAAATATGACACATGTCAACATTTGATATGATAGAATGATAAATAAAATTGAaatgtaggaggatatttaatttcgcAACTTTTATTAGACTTGTCATCGTCTAAAATCCGAACTTGATAAGGTTCAATTAAGTAACCCAACCTAGCGCACACCGCAAAGTTTCAAGTCTCAACCATTCCGTGAAAGGCATACCCGATATTCATTTTCAAGTCATTTCTTATGTCAAACCTCAAACATGTAATAGATTGGACTATATAATATGTGTTTATAGAACATAATTTAGCTTTCGATAtcggtaatatattttttatatatataatcaatatgTTTATAGAACATAATccattattttatgttttttttttctaagtgAAATCTGTAGGTATATTAGGTCTCATAATTACTTTGATTTTATATAacataaaacttataaaacataATTTATTTATTACCAATAACAACAATATACGATATCTTTttaacaataataacaacatacttaaatttcattatttataataacaaatatttcaatttttttatcaatactagtaatgtatgatctAACAATTGTAAGCATATTATTAGTTCCATATTTTATATTGCTATTAACACTAAAAAAATGAAGGTTCGTTGTTATTATAGGTAAAGAAAGTCAAGTGCATAGTTATTGTTGGTAAGATAAACTACATTATCAATATTCTATAATGATAGGGAAATTAAAGTGTATtgttatttttttgaattttgcCCCTATAAATTGATCATTGAAACTAAAACCTACTGATCATCCTCattatcatcattatcatcatcaaaattttctaaatttgaAATTACAAAATCACCCTCTAAGTCGCCACCTCCATTCCAATCACCAGCAACACTCTCCTTCACATCCCTTGGTCGACTTGTCAAATCTCTGGTATTCCGACGTCTCATCAAAACAAGATCCAACATTTTCCTCCGAACAATATAAACAGGATTCGGTGAAACAAGACAATCTTTACAATAAGCTTCTCTAAGAAACAGCATCTGAGTGCTACCCTTTGTCGATATGTAGAAGATTCCGGGATGTTTCAGAATAACCTCACGAACATTAACTGGAATACCAAAATCTCTACGAAAGTGTGCTAATCTTTcaacttcaatcatcttctccaCTGTCAAACTCAAAAGCTCATGAAGAATCCCAACAGCTCGCTTCTCAAATCGCTCAATCCCTCCACAGCTCGAAGCCCTAAAAGACTCCTTTTGTTCATAGGGTTTAACGTAAGGAAGTCTTTGCCATTCCTTCAATTTTGGTTTGAATCCCGCTTTGATTTTGAATCCTGTTGGGAAATTGATCGGAAACGCGTATTTGGTTTCGAATTCGCTCAACCATTTCTCTTTATACTCTCTCTCCCTCCATTTCTCCACTTCGGCTACCTTTAAATCTTCAGGAACACCATCTCTGTCGATTAATTTCACTATTTCCAGATCTACTAACTCGAATTCGCTGTACTTTGAAAGAATCGATTCACGGAAATCATCAGGTAAACCGAGTTCCCTTTTGATTAACCTTAAAGCATGGATATGGAGAGTACCTGTGATAGAGATCATTAGAAGTTTCTTGATCCGATTGACAGTGTCTGATTCCATATCTCTAATCGCGTTGCTTTCTTCTTGAAGCAAGAGAGTCATTTTAGAAGTTAATTTACAACAAATGTTTCGCTTAACTGGGTGAGGAAATACGTCGAACACATGGGGATATTTTCGGAGGAACCCACCAATTGGTACATTTAGACCAACGATTCTGTTCCAACGAGACATGATTTGAACAGAAACAAAGGGTCCTCTTCTACGACCAGACATGAGGCTGTGGAAGCTTAGGATTAAGCTGAGTTTACGGAGATTAGTCATGAGGTTGTCGAGCTTCAGGTCTCTGGTTCTGTCCTCCAAGCGGGTTTGTGCAGTGACTGCTGGTTTCTTCCATCGACGTTGTGTGGTGGAGTTGAAAGGCCCGAATTGGAGTTGAATGAGATGAGATGACACCTGGGTTTTGCATATGAATCGCTGTAGAACCCTTGTCATGTCTCTAATGGCGTTACATGAACCAAAAATTGGAGCTTCAAACTACAATTTTGGGAGCTCTTTCCGGTATCTGTGTGGTACCTGCGTGCGTAGGGTTTGCTGTGAGtactaattataatttttttaagaaaaataatttGAAAATACCGTTAGAGCACTCGTCGTCCAAATGGGGTAACCAAAAATTTGTAGTGTTGTCGtcctaaaagttttttttttaataaatcaataataATAGTTTAAAGTTGGGATTATATAATAAATCAACATTGTA includes these proteins:
- the LOC111889406 gene encoding protein ROOT PRIMORDIUM DEFECTIVE 1; the protein is MTRVLQRFICKTQVSSHLIQLQFGPFNSTTQRRWKKPAVTAQTRLEDRTRDLKLDNLMTNLRKLSLILSFHSLMSGRRRGPFVSVQIMSRWNRIVGLNVPIGGFLRKYPHVFDVFPHPVKRNICCKLTSKMTLLLQEESNAIRDMESDTVNRIKKLLMISITGTLHIHALRLIKRELGLPDDFRESILSKYSEFELVDLEIVKLIDRDGVPEDLKVAEVEKWREREYKEKWLSEFETKYAFPINFPTGFKIKAGFKPKLKEWQRLPYVKPYEQKESFRASSCGGIERFEKRAVGILHELLSLTVEKMIEVERLAHFRRDFGIPVNVREVILKHPGIFYISTKGSTQMLFLREAYCKDCLVSPNPVYIVRRKMLDLVLMRRRNTRDLTSRPRDVKESVAGDWNGGGDLEGDFVISNLENFDDDNDDNEDDQ
- the LOC111889457 gene encoding uncharacterized protein LOC111889457 translates to MDETSKASSGKEEEVIKKKYGGIVPKKPPLISKDHERAYFDSADWALGKQGVEKPKGPLEALRPKLQPTQQQTRYRKSPCAPTDGEDGNSTPASDDGSMNE